One window of Leptotrichia hongkongensis genomic DNA carries:
- a CDS encoding Tex family protein, translating to MDIVASVAKELNFKVPQVENTIKLFDEGATVPFIARYRKEVTGNLDEEQIRDVIEKITYYRNLEKRKEEVIRLIEEQGKLTEELHKSIVNAMKLQEVEDLYLPYKKKKKTKADIAKDQGLEPLSEFALAKGTTMEQLEKEAKKYVTEEVADVKAAIEGVHLIIAQNISENIKIREFLRDRIAKFGILTSKVIEKNKENDEKGVYQDYYEYSEQIGRSASNRILALNRGEKEKILKVDIDIDEKTEEVITNFILNTFENKNLTEFFKEIIKDSLDRLAYPSIKNEVRNIYTEKAEEEAINIFSENLEKLLLQPPLSKKTLMGLDPGYRTGCKMVIINKDGFYETNDVLFLVDGVHNERQLAAAKKKILDYIAKYDVDIIAIGNGTASRETEAFVADVIKDSKKKVSYLIANEAGASIYSASKIAIEEFPDLDVTARGAISIARRIQDPMAELVKIDPKSIGVGMYQHDVNQKKLNETLEQTIEHVVNNVGVNINTASWALLSFVSGIKKNVAKNLVDYRHENGDFKDRKQLKKVKGLGDKAFEQMAGFVVVPDSENPLDNTIIHPESYQIAEIILKEAGCKVEDLKEDLDVVRQKLQKIDLEKIIKENDFGRETAKDVYEALLKDRRDPRDEFEKPLLRSDILNMDDLTEGMVLEGTVRNVAKFGAFVDIGLKNDALIHISEIAEKFVSDATKELSVGQIIKVKILSLDKERGRVGLTRKGL from the coding sequence TTGGATATTGTAGCTAGTGTGGCAAAAGAACTGAACTTTAAAGTACCACAAGTGGAAAATACGATAAAACTTTTTGATGAAGGGGCGACTGTACCGTTTATTGCTAGGTATCGGAAGGAAGTTACAGGAAATTTGGATGAGGAGCAGATTCGGGATGTAATTGAAAAAATTACGTATTATAGAAATTTAGAAAAGAGAAAAGAGGAAGTTATAAGGCTGATTGAGGAGCAAGGAAAACTAACTGAGGAATTGCATAAAAGTATTGTAAATGCGATGAAATTGCAGGAAGTTGAAGATCTGTACCTGCCTTATAAGAAAAAGAAAAAAACAAAGGCGGATATTGCAAAAGATCAAGGATTGGAGCCTCTTTCAGAGTTTGCATTAGCCAAAGGGACTACAATGGAACAACTGGAAAAAGAAGCCAAGAAATATGTTACGGAAGAAGTGGCGGATGTTAAGGCTGCAATTGAAGGAGTACATTTGATAATTGCTCAGAATATTTCGGAAAATATTAAAATCAGAGAATTTTTAAGGGATAGAATTGCAAAATTTGGGATTTTGACTTCTAAAGTTATTGAGAAAAATAAAGAAAATGATGAAAAAGGTGTTTATCAGGATTATTATGAATATTCGGAGCAGATTGGTAGAAGTGCTTCAAATAGGATTCTTGCGTTAAATCGTGGAGAAAAGGAAAAAATATTGAAAGTTGACATTGATATTGATGAAAAAACAGAAGAAGTTATAACAAACTTTATTCTGAATACTTTTGAAAATAAAAATTTAACTGAATTTTTTAAGGAAATTATAAAAGATTCGCTGGACAGACTGGCTTATCCGTCTATAAAAAATGAAGTGAGAAATATCTATACAGAAAAAGCGGAAGAGGAAGCAATCAATATTTTTTCTGAAAATCTGGAAAAACTGCTATTGCAACCACCTTTATCCAAAAAAACGCTTATGGGATTGGATCCAGGATATAGAACAGGCTGCAAGATGGTAATTATTAATAAAGATGGATTTTATGAAACAAATGATGTACTTTTTCTTGTAGATGGAGTACATAACGAAAGACAGCTTGCTGCTGCAAAGAAAAAAATATTGGATTATATAGCAAAATATGACGTGGATATTATTGCAATTGGAAATGGGACAGCTTCGAGGGAAACGGAGGCTTTTGTTGCCGATGTAATAAAGGATTCTAAGAAAAAAGTTTCGTATCTGATTGCAAATGAGGCTGGGGCTTCAATTTATTCTGCTTCCAAAATTGCTATTGAGGAGTTTCCTGATTTGGATGTTACGGCAAGAGGTGCGATTTCCATTGCGAGAAGGATTCAGGATCCGATGGCAGAACTTGTAAAAATTGATCCAAAATCAATTGGAGTGGGAATGTACCAGCATGATGTAAATCAGAAAAAGCTAAATGAAACTTTGGAGCAGACAATTGAACATGTGGTAAATAACGTAGGAGTCAATATTAATACAGCTTCGTGGGCATTATTAAGTTTTGTTTCTGGAATCAAGAAGAATGTGGCAAAAAATCTTGTGGATTATAGACACGAAAATGGTGATTTTAAAGACAGAAAACAGCTTAAAAAGGTAAAAGGGCTTGGAGATAAGGCATTTGAGCAGATGGCAGGATTTGTTGTTGTTCCTGATAGTGAAAATCCGCTTGATAATACGATTATCCATCCAGAATCATATCAAATTGCAGAAATTATCTTGAAGGAAGCTGGATGTAAAGTTGAGGATTTAAAAGAAGATTTGGATGTTGTAAGACAAAAATTGCAGAAAATAGATTTGGAAAAAATTATTAAGGAAAATGATTTTGGAAGGGAAACTGCGAAAGATGTTTACGAAGCACTATTAAAGGATAGACGTGATCCTCGTGATGAATTTGAAAAACCGCTTTTACGTTCAGATATTTTGAATATGGATGATTTGACAGAAGGGATGGTTCTGGAAGGAACTGTTAGAAATGTAGCAAAATTTGGGGCATTTGTTGATATAGGGTTAAAAAATGATGCGTTGATACATATTTCTGAGATAGCGGAAAAATTTGTTTCAGACGCTACAAAGGAACTTTCTGTGGGACAAATTATAAAAGTTAAAATATTGTCGCTGGATAAAGAAAGAGGAAGAGTTGGACTTACAAGAAAGGGGCTTTAA
- a CDS encoding pantothenate kinase produces MNKNLKKLCLLMGILAMGAAAYANGSVIAENNTQSIQQDEEFPGGLAKGIDQKFTTDGKLHEEKFLNKTFGYTDTSDSFKIQKDSKGYFVTQYIDDSEEKDGSGSIKEEKLRLKLVKNVFLTEVNGDGLTYAYDTKLKKVVLINPANNYRIMFIVD; encoded by the coding sequence ATGAATAAAAATTTAAAAAAATTATGTCTGCTAATGGGAATATTAGCAATGGGAGCAGCAGCTTATGCAAATGGAAGTGTTATTGCTGAAAATAATACACAAAGCATTCAGCAAGACGAAGAATTTCCAGGTGGATTAGCAAAAGGAATAGATCAGAAATTTACAACAGATGGAAAATTACACGAAGAAAAATTTTTAAATAAAACATTCGGTTATACAGATACATCAGACAGTTTCAAAATTCAAAAAGATAGTAAAGGATACTTTGTAACACAGTACATCGATGATTCAGAAGAAAAAGATGGTTCTGGATCAATAAAAGAGGAAAAGCTTAGGCTAAAATTAGTAAAAAATGTTTTTCTGACAGAAGTAAATGGTGATGGTTTAACTTATGCTTATGACACAAAACTAAAAAAAGTAGTGCTTATAAATCCAGCTAACAACTATAGAATAATGTTCATTGTTGATTAA